In Desulfovibrio porci, a single window of DNA contains:
- a CDS encoding helix-turn-helix domain-containing protein yields the protein MQEKDSLNWAMASVIYEARKAAGLTQVELADFSGLSKPYVSGLERGNINASVFALVRVAEVLKVSPAELMARVEREIAKGPAKPQKETGRPKG from the coding sequence ATGCAGGAAAAAGACTCATTGAACTGGGCAATGGCCTCGGTCATTTATGAAGCCCGTAAAGCCGCAGGTTTGACGCAGGTCGAACTGGCGGATTTTTCCGGCTTGTCCAAACCCTATGTCTCCGGGCTGGAACGGGGGAATATCAATGCCTCGGTCTTTGCCCTTGTGCGGGTGGCGGAAGTGCTGAAAGTTTCGCCAGCAGAGCTTATGGCGCGGGTGGAACGCGAAATAGCAAAAGGACCTGCCAAGCCCCAAAAAGAGACTGGAAGGCCCAAAGGATGA
- a CDS encoding DUF4435 domain-containing protein — protein sequence MKHLATLTIPSVGEALHIEICSGDSFIFLGANGAGKTRLGVFIENTLPPPTSVHRIAAHRSLALNTKVIPPSLEVATNRLLFGYEEYKPAYKNGSRWNAKPETTLLNDFDFLLAALYAENNQLSVDYRQERVKLNDFQPPPLSKLDKLKDIWRSVLPHRELIVLSGNIRVTTLGENKEEYEASELSDGERVIFYLIGQALMAPPDTVLIFDEPELHINKAIIDALWDSIESIRKDCAIIYITHDITFSSSRRAATKYAVKSYQKKPSDCWDIQPISDDGSIPNDIVAKIIGSRRSILFIEGDSGSLDLSLYRKIYNDYTVIPVGSCEQVIHTVASFISRQDLHHVGSAGIIDADGRTSEEKAALEKEGVYCLPVSEVENIFLLPRVFLAVAKEYKFNESEASAKLCSLKTVVFEHAERQLEHICLRYVKRRIDSKIKKIGLGSVDIASLSTEYVEATSTIVPLEIFENIKSKINKAIFQREYEEVLLYYDNKGLLSEVARSFGLRQRVFEEFIGRLLQMDPPSELLAAIMSYLPAVRPYPHS from the coding sequence ATGAAGCACTTGGCGACACTAACTATCCCTTCAGTAGGTGAGGCGCTACACATAGAAATCTGTAGTGGTGATAGTTTTATTTTTCTGGGTGCTAATGGGGCTGGTAAAACACGGCTTGGTGTTTTTATAGAAAACACCCTTCCACCGCCAACAAGTGTTCATCGAATTGCAGCTCACCGCTCCCTTGCGCTAAATACAAAAGTCATACCACCAAGCTTAGAGGTTGCGACAAATCGTTTACTCTTTGGGTATGAAGAATACAAGCCTGCCTATAAAAATGGTAGCCGCTGGAATGCCAAACCTGAAACAACTTTACTGAACGATTTTGACTTTCTTTTGGCTGCATTATACGCAGAGAATAACCAACTATCTGTTGATTATAGGCAAGAGAGGGTTAAGCTTAATGATTTCCAGCCTCCTCCTCTTTCAAAACTCGATAAACTAAAAGATATTTGGAGAAGCGTTCTGCCCCATAGAGAGCTTATTGTCTTATCAGGCAATATAAGAGTCACAACTCTAGGTGAAAACAAAGAGGAATATGAAGCATCAGAGTTGAGCGATGGAGAAAGAGTCATTTTTTACTTGATTGGGCAAGCCTTAATGGCACCACCAGATACAGTATTAATTTTTGACGAACCAGAACTGCACATAAATAAAGCTATAATTGATGCATTATGGGACTCGATTGAATCTATACGTAAAGATTGCGCTATAATATACATAACCCACGACATTACCTTTTCAAGTTCTCGTCGTGCAGCTACAAAATATGCTGTCAAGTCGTACCAAAAAAAACCTAGTGATTGTTGGGATATACAGCCGATATCCGATGATGGCAGTATCCCCAATGACATAGTAGCTAAAATTATTGGTAGCCGCCGTTCGATTTTATTTATTGAAGGTGATAGCGGAAGCCTTGACCTGTCTCTATATCGAAAAATATACAACGACTACACCGTAATTCCTGTTGGATCGTGCGAGCAGGTCATTCATACCGTAGCAAGCTTTATCAGTAGGCAGGATCTTCATCATGTTGGCAGCGCGGGAATTATTGATGCTGATGGACGAACGTCTGAGGAAAAAGCAGCACTTGAGAAAGAAGGAGTCTACTGCCTTCCCGTTTCCGAAGTTGAAAATATCTTTTTGCTTCCACGTGTTTTTCTTGCTGTGGCAAAAGAATATAAATTTAATGAAAGTGAGGCTAGTGCAAAACTTTGTTCTCTTAAAACTGTTGTTTTTGAGCATGCAGAAAGACAGCTCGAGCATATTTGTCTGCGCTATGTTAAACGCAGAATTGACTCTAAAATAAAAAAAATTGGCTTAGGAAGTGTTGATATCGCCTCATTAAGTACTGAGTATGTTGAGGCAACTTCAACCATTGTGCCTTTAGAGATTTTTGAAAATATCAAATCAAAGATTAATAAAGCAATCTTCCAGCGTGAATATGAGGAAGTATTATTATACTATGATAATAAAGGGTTATTATCTGAAGTCGCACGATCTTTTGGTCTTAGGCAAAGAGTTTTTGAAGAATTTATTGGTCGCCTTCTACAAATGGATCCGCCATCCGAATTGCTCGCAGCAATAATGAGCTACTTGCCAGCAGTGCGTCCGTATCCACACAGTTGA
- a CDS encoding HU family DNA-binding protein — MMTKAELVEKIHAKAGLPTKAKAEEALDAVVASLREALAAGESVTFTGFGSFKVVARAARKGRNPRTGKEITIPASKVAKFTPGKGLKDAIK, encoded by the coding sequence ATCATGACTAAAGCTGAGCTTGTTGAAAAAATCCACGCCAAGGCCGGTCTGCCCACCAAAGCTAAAGCTGAAGAAGCCTTGGACGCCGTCGTGGCCTCTCTGCGCGAAGCTCTCGCCGCCGGCGAATCCGTGACCTTTACCGGCTTCGGCAGCTTCAAGGTTGTGGCGCGCGCCGCCCGTAAAGGCCGCAACCCCCGCACCGGCAAGGAAATCACCATCCCCGCCAGCAAAGTCGCCAAATTCACGCCCGGCAAGGGCCTGAAAGACGCCATCAAATAA
- a CDS encoding site-specific integrase encodes MRRDEIASLTWQQVDMERCTLLLPKTKNGEARTVPLSPAALAILKEIPQPENGDEHHGQRVFSYTISSITGVMRENCAKAGIKDLRFHDLRHEAISRLFENTDLDVMEIRMITGHKTLQMLARYTHLRAERLVKRLAGKKR; translated from the coding sequence ATGCGGCGCGATGAAATAGCCTCTCTGACGTGGCAGCAGGTGGACATGGAGCGTTGCACATTGCTCTTGCCCAAAACCAAAAACGGCGAAGCCAGAACCGTTCCCCTTTCTCCTGCGGCTTTGGCAATTCTGAAAGAGATCCCCCAGCCTGAGAATGGGGATGAGCACCACGGCCAGCGTGTATTCAGCTATACTATCAGCAGCATTACAGGAGTTATGCGCGAAAACTGTGCCAAGGCAGGAATCAAGGATTTACGCTTTCATGATCTGCGCCATGAAGCCATATCTCGGCTGTTTGAGAATACTGATCTGGATGTCATGGAAATCAGAATGATTACAGGGCATAAGACGCTGCAAATGCTGGCGAGGTATACGCATTTGAGGGCGGAGAGGTTGGTTAAGAGGTTGGCAGGAAAGAAACGGTAA
- a CDS encoding type II toxin-antitoxin system HicB family antitoxin has translation MDSRQYTYRVLWSEEDQEFVALCAEFPSLSWLEETQEAALQGIVALVRDTLADMASNGEKIPVPLSLQNFSGKFQVRTTPETHRRLAMQAAEAGVSLNRLINSKLTEHHA, from the coding sequence ATGGACAGCAGACAATATACATATCGTGTGCTCTGGTCAGAGGAAGATCAGGAATTTGTAGCCCTGTGCGCCGAGTTCCCCAGCCTTTCATGGCTTGAGGAAACGCAGGAAGCGGCCCTGCAGGGCATTGTAGCCTTAGTGCGTGACACGCTGGCGGATATGGCAAGCAACGGCGAGAAAATCCCTGTGCCGCTTTCTTTGCAAAATTTTTCCGGCAAGTTTCAGGTGCGTACTACGCCGGAAACGCACAGACGCCTTGCCATGCAGGCGGCGGAAGCCGGGGTAAGCCTGAACAGGCTGATTAACAGCAAGCTCACAGAGCACCACGCCTAA